From Demequina capsici, one genomic window encodes:
- a CDS encoding amidohydrolase family protein, with the protein MPRTLIRHGMILTLDAKGTYHESGTVVLEDDRIVEVVAGDITPAIGETSIDATDMIVMPGLVDLHFHTALGKGYNDHLPLWEYLDECWYPMIRALDYDAAYWAAQASYTEAIKAGVTTVNDMYRRLDALADAADEIGIRAILSNDVADDEHDLDTLQDNVDAFHRDHGRANDRIQVRFGLEWLPLASPELLRDMRGLADELGIGIHAHLNESLSEVENSVARFGRRPTEMAYEAGLLGPDLVAAHCVHLSDDEVRMMAETGTHISHNPSSNAKLGNGIARVPEYLAAGINVGLGHDAVECNNSGDMFEVLKYASLMHRANRIDASLMQAEQVLRMATNNGAKALGVNVGSLEAGAKADIVLVNTNSVEFTPMLRDSATHPMSHLVFAANGSAVDTTIVDGKVLMRGRQLLTVDEGRVVAEANAAFRRTIDRMTVVRRAH; encoded by the coding sequence ATGCCACGCACCCTCATCCGTCACGGCATGATCCTCACGCTCGACGCCAAGGGCACGTACCACGAGAGCGGCACGGTCGTGCTCGAGGACGACCGCATCGTCGAGGTGGTGGCAGGGGACATCACGCCGGCGATCGGCGAGACGAGCATCGACGCGACCGACATGATCGTGATGCCGGGTCTGGTGGACCTCCACTTCCACACCGCGCTCGGCAAGGGCTACAACGACCACCTGCCGCTCTGGGAGTACCTGGACGAATGCTGGTACCCCATGATCCGCGCGCTCGACTACGACGCCGCCTACTGGGCAGCGCAGGCGTCGTACACGGAGGCGATCAAGGCGGGCGTCACCACCGTCAACGACATGTACCGCAGGCTCGACGCGCTCGCGGACGCGGCGGACGAGATCGGGATCCGCGCCATCCTGTCCAACGACGTCGCCGACGACGAGCACGACCTCGACACGCTGCAGGACAACGTCGACGCCTTCCATCGGGACCACGGCCGCGCGAACGACCGCATCCAGGTGCGGTTCGGCCTCGAATGGCTCCCGCTCGCCTCGCCCGAGCTGCTCCGCGACATGCGCGGCCTCGCGGACGAGCTCGGCATCGGGATCCACGCCCACCTCAACGAGTCGCTGTCCGAGGTGGAGAACTCCGTCGCGCGCTTCGGCAGGAGGCCCACCGAGATGGCGTACGAGGCGGGCCTGCTCGGCCCCGACCTGGTCGCCGCGCATTGCGTGCACCTCAGCGACGACGAGGTCCGGATGATGGCCGAGACCGGCACTCACATCTCCCACAACCCCAGCTCCAACGCGAAGCTCGGCAACGGCATCGCCCGCGTACCCGAGTACCTCGCCGCAGGCATCAACGTCGGCCTGGGCCACGACGCCGTCGAATGCAACAACAGCGGAGACATGTTCGAGGTCCTCAAGTACGCCTCGCTGATGCACCGCGCCAACCGGATCGACGCGTCGCTCATGCAGGCCGAGCAGGTCCTCCGCATGGCCACGAACAACGGAGCCAAGGCGCTGGGCGTCAACGTCGGCAGCCTCGAGGCAGGCGCCAAGGCAGACATCGTCCTCGTCAACACCAACAGCGTCGAGTTCACCCCGATGCTCCGCGACAGCGCGACCCACCCGATGAGCCACCTCGTGTTCGCCGCCAACGGGTCCGCAGTCGACACCACCATCGTGGACGGGAAGGTGCTGATGCGTGGACGTCAGCTCCTCACCGTCGACGAGGGCCGCGTGGTCGCCGAGGCCAACGCAGCCTTCCGCCGCACCATCGACCGCATGACGGTGGTGCGGCGCGCGCACTAG